A window of Lentibacillus sp. Marseille-P4043 contains these coding sequences:
- a CDS encoding LLM class flavin-dependent oxidoreductase, whose product MKYGFWLPIFGGWLRNVEDENMPPTFDYAKEVIQSAEKWGYDTTLIAELYLNDIKGVEHDALEAWSTAAALAAVTEKIEIMAAIRPVFHNPAVTAKMTANIDHISNGRFTLNVVSGWWEGEARQYGGEFTAHDERYDRTEEFLDIMKGLWTEKTLSYKGKFYEITDTHLEPKPVQRPNPVLYAGGESPRGKQAIVNTCDAYVMHGGTVEEISSKITDMQTRRAEAGKSPFQSFGMSAYIICRDSEEEALAEWQRITDVKNTEGYAGYQDFINKSELEQQVKLNDYSVSNRGLRPNLIGTPEQIAERIIAYENVGVDLLLLQFSPQLEEMERFSKQVMPLVNEKRKQQV is encoded by the coding sequence ATGAAATACGGGTTTTGGTTACCTATTTTTGGTGGATGGTTACGAAATGTGGAGGATGAAAATATGCCTCCGACCTTTGATTATGCAAAGGAGGTAATTCAATCAGCAGAAAAATGGGGATATGATACAACATTAATTGCTGAATTATACTTGAATGATATAAAAGGTGTTGAGCATGATGCACTAGAGGCATGGTCAACAGCAGCGGCACTTGCTGCAGTTACAGAAAAGATTGAAATTATGGCAGCGATACGACCTGTATTCCATAATCCAGCAGTAACTGCAAAAATGACTGCTAATATTGATCATATTTCGAATGGTCGCTTTACTTTAAATGTAGTCTCCGGCTGGTGGGAAGGTGAAGCGCGTCAATATGGTGGGGAATTCACGGCACACGATGAACGCTATGATCGTACAGAGGAATTTTTGGACATCATGAAAGGTTTATGGACAGAAAAAACGCTCAGTTATAAAGGCAAATTTTATGAAATCACAGATACACACTTAGAACCGAAACCCGTGCAACGTCCGAATCCTGTTCTCTATGCAGGTGGAGAGAGCCCACGTGGAAAACAAGCGATCGTGAATACATGTGATGCTTATGTAATGCATGGAGGAACAGTTGAGGAGATTTCCAGTAAAATCACGGATATGCAAACACGTCGTGCAGAGGCTGGTAAATCACCATTTCAATCATTCGGTATGTCTGCTTATATTATTTGTCGGGACAGCGAAGAAGAGGCATTAGCAGAGTGGCAGCGAATTACCGATGTGAAAAATACAGAGGGTTACGCGGGATACCAAGACTTTATAAACAAATCCGAGCTTGAACAGCAAGTGAAATTAAACGATTATTCCGTTTCAAATCGAGGGTTACGTCCAAATTTAATTGGAACTCCTGAACAAATTGCTGAGCGTATAATTGCTTATGAGAATGTTGGGGTTGATCTCTTGCTCCTTCAGTTCTCACCTCAATTAGAAGAAATGGAACGATTTTCAAAACAAGTGATGCCACTAGTTAACGAAAAACGTAAACAACAAGTTTAA
- a CDS encoding ATP-grasp domain-containing protein, producing the protein MSGKIYVIHENSEWTAHLAKRLDELGLPYEEWHLNEGTIDLSTIPPEGVFYSRMSASSHTRGHRFAPELTEAVLSWLERHGRNVINGNRALRLEVSKVNQYMALDAAGIRTPKTIAAVGKEQIIQAAKDAGLTSFITKHNRAGKGLGVQLFHSLKALQEYVYGPTFEPSIDGVTLIQEYIEAPAPYITRCEFVGGKFVYAVRVDTSEGFELCPADACTIDDLFCPVGEEQSEKPKFQIIEDFNDPIIEKYEAFLRQNNIQVAGIEFIYNQYGEIYTYDINTNTNYNSDAEALAGKYGMLELAKYLGSQLNVKSMTY; encoded by the coding sequence ATGTCGGGAAAGATTTACGTGATTCATGAAAATAGTGAATGGACTGCACATTTAGCAAAACGCTTAGATGAACTGGGGTTACCTTATGAAGAGTGGCATTTGAATGAAGGAACAATTGATTTATCTACCATCCCTCCTGAAGGTGTTTTTTACAGCAGGATGAGTGCATCGTCCCATACAAGAGGTCATCGCTTTGCACCAGAATTAACGGAAGCAGTATTATCCTGGCTTGAGCGTCACGGTCGTAATGTGATAAACGGGAACCGAGCGTTAAGGCTTGAGGTCAGCAAAGTTAACCAATACATGGCATTAGATGCCGCTGGAATTCGCACACCAAAAACCATTGCTGCCGTTGGTAAAGAGCAGATCATTCAAGCCGCCAAAGATGCAGGATTAACTTCTTTTATAACAAAACATAATCGCGCGGGGAAAGGGCTTGGCGTACAACTATTCCATTCCCTCAAAGCATTACAAGAATATGTTTACGGTCCAACATTTGAACCTTCTATCGATGGCGTTACACTTATTCAAGAATATATTGAGGCGCCTGCACCGTATATTACACGTTGTGAGTTTGTTGGCGGAAAATTTGTTTATGCAGTCAGAGTGGACACATCAGAAGGGTTTGAGCTTTGCCCTGCAGACGCCTGCACGATTGATGATTTATTTTGCCCTGTTGGCGAGGAACAATCAGAAAAGCCAAAGTTCCAAATCATAGAGGACTTTAATGACCCTATTATCGAAAAATATGAAGCATTTCTAAGGCAAAACAACATCCAAGTAGCTGGAATTGAATTCATCTATAATCAGTACGGAGAAATATATACCTATGATATCAACACAAATACAAACTATAACTCCGATGCTGAAGCGTTAGCTGGCAAATATGGTATGCTTGAATTGGCGAAATACTTGGGTAGCCAATTAAATGTAAAATCAATGACCTACTGA
- a CDS encoding AI-2E family transporter, producing the protein MKTASRFMKFIGGRDLFFGVILLILIGITIYIYDKISFIFNPIIIIFSTIVPPIILAFIVFYLLNPIVNLLERLHIKRIWGILIIILGISGLLTGITLLSAPAIESQVKDLANNFPNYLRQMGDGIKSWFQHSFLGPYYEEGYNWLTSYLSDLPSKIGNYLGGAVEGIRNVASTLTNVVVVIFTFPFILFFLLKDGKRFKAYCLKLIPPKYRDDANKIIHNMDVQVGSYIQGQIIVATCIGILLFIGYLIIGLKYAITLAIIAAVTSVVPYLGPIIAISPAIIIAIVESPFMLLKLAIVWAVVQFLEGHFISPNIMGRTMKIHPLTIIFVLLSAGNLFGIVGVILGIPGYAIVKVIVVYLFGKFKSRYNRYYGEEYGAYQKEEN; encoded by the coding sequence ATGAAAACAGCGAGTCGATTTATGAAATTTATTGGCGGTCGCGATTTATTTTTTGGGGTAATCCTATTAATACTTATTGGTATTACTATATATATTTATGACAAAATATCATTTATTTTCAATCCCATCATCATCATTTTTTCAACAATTGTACCACCAATTATCCTGGCTTTTATTGTCTTTTATTTATTAAATCCGATTGTAAATCTTTTAGAGCGTCTACATATTAAGCGAATCTGGGGAATTCTCATTATCATACTTGGTATTAGTGGTTTATTAACAGGGATTACCCTTCTTTCCGCACCGGCAATTGAGTCACAAGTAAAAGATTTAGCAAACAATTTCCCAAACTACTTGCGACAAATGGGAGACGGAATTAAATCATGGTTCCAACATTCCTTTTTAGGTCCCTATTATGAGGAAGGATATAATTGGCTTACATCCTATTTAAGTGATTTGCCAAGTAAAATCGGCAATTACCTTGGCGGCGCAGTTGAAGGAATACGTAATGTTGCTAGTACACTTACAAATGTCGTAGTTGTCATTTTTACATTTCCATTTATTTTATTTTTCCTATTAAAAGACGGTAAAAGGTTTAAAGCATATTGTTTAAAATTAATACCTCCTAAATATAGAGATGACGCAAATAAAATAATTCACAACATGGATGTTCAAGTAGGCTCCTATATTCAGGGGCAAATCATTGTTGCTACATGTATCGGAATTCTTTTATTTATTGGCTATTTAATTATCGGCCTAAAATATGCGATTACATTAGCAATTATTGCCGCGGTAACAAGTGTTGTACCTTACCTAGGACCAATTATTGCCATATCTCCAGCAATTATTATCGCAATTGTCGAATCACCTTTTATGCTTTTAAAATTAGCGATTGTTTGGGCAGTGGTTCAATTTTTAGAAGGCCATTTTATTTCCCCAAACATCATGGGAAGAACAATGAAAATTCATCCGCTAACGATTATTTTTGTACTGTTATCAGCAGGAAATTTATTTGGGATTGTCGGGGTTATCCTCGGTATTCCAGGTTACGCTATCGTAAAAGTAATTGTTGTTTACTTATTCGGGAAATTTAAATCGCGCTATAACCGTTATTATGGTGAGGAATATGGAGCGTATCAAAAAGAAGAAAACTAA
- a CDS encoding alpha/beta hydrolase, translating into MKRLLKGIAVILITFMTMGCDDNMKKDEDQTKDNVMMANIAGTWKGQIETPGQPLEIILNFSEGEERNGTISIPIQNVENIPLSDIVLKSNKVSFMMPLPGQSINFEGTLESNELRGIFTQNGQSFPFVVEKGATNNQAESGQENEDFLSIQTNSGVLYGSILVPKKEDKSPVALIIPGSGPTDRNGNALGLPGKNNSLQLLAEGLADNGIASLRYDKRGAGKNIEATIAEEDMRFDQFVTDAKQWITKLKQDDRFTDVIVIGHSQGSLVGMMAAENSDVSAFISLAGAGRSIDQVLIEQIKTLPDNLYEESQAILEQLKQGGIVNNVSNELLSIFRPSVQPFLISWMQYNPTDEIKQLGIPSLIVNGKNDLQVPVDDAKRLAEAKPDATTLLIDKMNHVLKEAPTDREGNMAAYSDPSLSLAEGFLEGIIEFLGEHDIVVK; encoded by the coding sequence ATGAAAAGATTATTAAAAGGGATTGCCGTTATTTTAATAACTTTTATGACAATGGGGTGCGATGATAATATGAAAAAGGATGAAGATCAAACGAAAGATAATGTTATGATGGCCAATATAGCCGGTACATGGAAAGGTCAAATCGAAACACCGGGCCAGCCTTTAGAAATCATTCTGAATTTTTCTGAAGGTGAAGAAAGGAATGGAACAATTAGTATTCCAATACAAAACGTTGAAAATATTCCTTTATCTGATATTGTGCTGAAGAGTAATAAGGTTTCGTTTATGATGCCACTACCTGGTCAGAGTATAAACTTTGAAGGGACATTGGAATCGAATGAGTTACGCGGGATATTTACACAAAATGGCCAAAGTTTCCCCTTTGTAGTTGAAAAGGGTGCAACAAATAACCAAGCGGAATCAGGGCAAGAGAATGAGGATTTCCTTTCAATTCAAACAAATAGTGGTGTACTGTACGGTTCCATCCTAGTTCCAAAGAAAGAAGATAAATCTCCTGTTGCTCTAATCATTCCAGGTTCCGGACCAACCGACCGCAATGGAAATGCATTGGGGTTACCTGGTAAAAATAATAGTTTGCAGCTTCTTGCCGAAGGATTAGCTGACAATGGAATCGCAAGTTTACGTTATGATAAACGCGGTGCAGGGAAAAATATTGAGGCCACAATAGCGGAAGAAGATATGCGATTTGATCAATTTGTTACCGATGCAAAACAATGGATAACAAAGCTAAAACAAGATGACCGATTTACAGATGTCATTGTGATTGGTCATAGTCAAGGGTCGCTTGTTGGGATGATGGCTGCGGAGAACTCTGATGTGAGTGCATTTATTTCGCTTGCTGGTGCAGGTCGTTCCATTGATCAGGTTTTAATAGAGCAGATAAAAACGTTACCTGATAATTTGTATGAGGAAAGCCAGGCCATCTTGGAGCAGTTGAAGCAAGGGGGAATTGTCAATAACGTAAGCAACGAATTACTAAGTATTTTTAGACCAAGTGTTCAACCATTTTTAATTTCGTGGATGCAATATAATCCAACTGACGAAATAAAACAACTTGGTATTCCATCATTAATTGTAAATGGAAAAAACGATTTACAAGTGCCTGTTGATGATGCAAAAAGACTTGCTGAAGCGAAACCAGATGCTACAACTCTTTTGATCGACAAAATGAATCATGTATTAAAAGAAGCTCCGACAGATAGAGAAGGTAACATGGCTGCATATTCCGACCCATCACTCTCATTAGCAGAGGGCTTCCTGGAAGGGATCATCGAATTTCTAGGTGAACATGACATCGTTGTAAAATAA
- a CDS encoding DUF1648 domain-containing protein translates to MNMNIGIFLLIAIMIPVFISFMFIPYWTRRTESFGVSIPEKVYHHFEIKAMRKQYTIIMGMLSVVVLGVFLLLSTMIKASENALSILFSCFILIYIVFGFFVYLRYHNKMKLRKGEENWSGEKSQLVVVDTGFHKQKITFSNLWFLLPFTVAIVTMIMMLNAYQQIPDRIPMQYNFSGEVTNYADKSYRSVLFMPIMQVYLTLLFLLINTIISKAKQQVSAENPEKSMRQNITFRRRWSAFTIISGIMLILMFSLLQLSYIYPINQQVLMIVPLVLTFAIVIGAIVLSVTTGQGGSRVKMGKGEDGTMIDRDDDRYWKLGQFYFNKNDPALFLEKRFGVGWTNNWAHPLSWIILIAIIGIAVGLPILLGV, encoded by the coding sequence ATGAACATGAATATAGGGATTTTCTTATTAATTGCAATTATGATACCAGTGTTCATATCGTTTATGTTTATCCCATATTGGACCAGAAGAACAGAAAGTTTTGGGGTTTCCATCCCGGAAAAAGTGTATCATCATTTCGAAATCAAAGCGATGCGTAAACAATATACGATTATTATGGGAATGCTTAGTGTTGTAGTATTAGGTGTGTTTTTACTACTGTCAACTATGATTAAAGCAAGTGAAAATGCACTCAGTATTTTGTTTAGTTGTTTCATTTTAATTTATATCGTGTTTGGGTTTTTCGTTTACTTACGATACCATAACAAAATGAAATTACGGAAAGGAGAAGAAAACTGGTCAGGAGAAAAATCACAGCTTGTTGTTGTTGATACAGGATTCCACAAGCAAAAGATTACGTTTTCTAATCTATGGTTTTTGCTGCCATTTACAGTTGCTATCGTTACGATGATTATGATGCTAAATGCTTATCAGCAAATTCCAGATAGGATCCCGATGCAATATAACTTTTCTGGGGAAGTGACTAATTATGCGGATAAATCATATCGATCCGTTCTCTTTATGCCGATCATGCAAGTATATTTAACGTTGCTTTTTCTGCTTATAAATACCATTATCAGTAAAGCTAAACAACAGGTAAGTGCGGAGAATCCAGAGAAGTCAATGAGACAAAATATTACATTTAGAAGAAGATGGTCAGCATTTACGATTATTTCTGGAATCATGTTAATCCTTATGTTTTCTTTGCTGCAACTTTCCTATATTTATCCGATTAACCAACAAGTGCTTATGATTGTACCGCTAGTACTAACATTTGCCATTGTGATAGGGGCTATCGTTTTATCGGTAACAACTGGCCAAGGTGGAAGCAGAGTAAAAATGGGTAAAGGTGAAGACGGAACAATGATTGATCGCGATGATGACCGGTATTGGAAGCTTGGACAATTTTACTTTAACAAAAATGATCCGGCGTTGTTTTTAGAAAAACGGTTTGGAGTAGGTTGGACCAATAATTGGGCCCATCCATTATCATGGATCATACTTATCGCGATTATCGGTATAGCAGTTGGGTTGCCTATATTACTAGGGGTCTAG
- a CDS encoding GntR family transcriptional regulator, with translation MYIKLDFESNEPIYTQLKHQIIAGIAKTELKAGEGLPSVRALAADIGINLHTVNKAYQQLKQEGFILIHRQKGVVVNPDGIPQADEDYRNGLKTTLHPLIAESVCRGISEQEFIHYCSQLFMEFHEGEGEKK, from the coding sequence GTGTATATAAAGTTGGATTTCGAATCAAATGAACCAATTTATACGCAATTAAAGCATCAAATTATTGCGGGTATTGCTAAAACTGAGCTTAAAGCGGGTGAGGGCCTGCCATCTGTTCGAGCTTTGGCGGCAGATATCGGAATCAATCTTCACACAGTAAACAAGGCGTATCAGCAACTGAAACAGGAAGGATTTATTTTGATACATCGGCAAAAAGGAGTCGTTGTAAACCCAGATGGCATACCACAGGCGGACGAGGATTATCGGAACGGGTTAAAGACCACATTACATCCATTGATTGCTGAATCAGTTTGTCGAGGAATCAGTGAACAGGAATTTATCCATTATTGTAGTCAATTATTTATGGAATTTCATGAGGGAGAGGGTGAGAAAAAATGA
- a CDS encoding methyl-accepting chemotaxis protein yields the protein MKRERDKLMHYIAGGVIVLAIVVNILGRYFHLFNYSHGGGRFVSSHEIEAQFGLAQNVLLLLPILFFLVSLFFYVKGKERQYIPVLLTLALTFGSIAIISGGSGRVEFHFSIFMVVAALGYYQDIKLILMMTIIFAIQHILGLLIFPELVFGVEHYMFSMFIWHVIFLVLTSSAVSWQVYSGKRIENFYKQKQQEQRRNIINEIVGRLSITSSQISKVSDTLSGNAKQSHNASAQLASSMEEVASGTEQQLEIIQDNIDVNSEIDNGIQHINHTAQTVSQNSSSSAEKANYGSSLIEDLLAQMKEINADVDDSYSTIKELHQRSQSIEGIVGVISDIADQTNLLALNASIESARAGEYGKGFAVVADEVRSLAEQSLESSKNISGIIEEMLKESDESVQSMKNVKDSTTEGLKIAQNSNEVFSHISEVSNEVASQIQGVSTLTEDLTSSSGKVNKTMKTISQSVQQSVAGTKEGIKSTDQQYKLTETTFDVSKELNDLTTELEDIINKLKS from the coding sequence ATGAAAAGAGAAAGAGATAAACTAATGCACTATATAGCTGGTGGGGTTATCGTTTTAGCAATTGTAGTAAATATTTTAGGCAGGTATTTTCATTTATTTAATTATTCTCATGGTGGTGGCAGATTTGTTAGTTCACATGAGATTGAAGCCCAATTTGGTTTAGCGCAAAATGTATTATTGTTATTACCTATTTTATTCTTTCTAGTAAGCCTATTTTTTTATGTCAAAGGTAAAGAACGTCAATACATTCCCGTTTTGTTAACGTTGGCGCTAACTTTTGGAAGTATTGCGATTATCTCCGGGGGGAGTGGTAGAGTAGAATTTCACTTTAGCATATTTATGGTAGTTGCTGCTTTAGGTTATTATCAAGATATTAAATTAATACTGATGATGACGATAATCTTTGCTATTCAACATATACTTGGGCTGCTTATTTTTCCAGAATTGGTATTTGGTGTAGAGCACTATATGTTTTCAATGTTTATCTGGCATGTTATATTTTTAGTTCTCACATCGAGTGCGGTTAGCTGGCAGGTGTATAGTGGCAAGAGGATAGAAAACTTTTACAAACAAAAACAGCAAGAACAGCGAAGGAATATTATCAATGAGATCGTTGGTCGCTTATCAATTACTTCTAGTCAAATTTCAAAGGTTTCAGATACACTTTCAGGCAATGCAAAACAATCACATAATGCAAGTGCGCAATTAGCCAGTTCTATGGAGGAAGTTGCAAGTGGTACCGAACAACAACTAGAAATCATTCAGGATAATATAGATGTGAATTCTGAAATAGATAATGGGATTCAACATATTAACCACACAGCGCAAACAGTTTCCCAAAACTCTAGCTCATCTGCAGAGAAAGCTAATTATGGAAGCAGCTTAATTGAAGACCTATTGGCACAGATGAAAGAAATTAATGCAGATGTTGACGATTCCTACTCTACGATTAAAGAACTTCACCAACGTTCCCAATCTATTGAAGGAATTGTTGGAGTGATCTCAGATATAGCAGATCAGACCAATCTATTAGCGCTAAATGCCTCCATTGAATCAGCAAGGGCTGGTGAGTATGGGAAGGGATTTGCAGTTGTAGCTGATGAAGTAAGAAGCTTAGCCGAACAGTCATTGGAATCATCGAAAAATATTTCAGGAATTATTGAGGAAATGTTAAAGGAATCAGACGAATCAGTTCAATCAATGAAAAATGTAAAAGATTCAACTACAGAAGGATTGAAAATAGCCCAAAATTCAAACGAAGTATTCTCTCATATTTCCGAGGTATCAAATGAAGTAGCATCGCAAATTCAAGGCGTCTCAACGTTGACAGAGGATTTGACTTCTTCATCAGGAAAGGTAAACAAGACAATGAAGACCATTTCTCAATCTGTGCAGCAATCTGTCGCTGGAACGAAAGAAGGTATCAAATCGACAGATCAGCAGTATAAGCTAACTGAAACGACATTTGATGTATCCAAGGAATTGAATGATTTAACAACAGAATTGGAGGATATCATTAACAAACTCAAAAGCTAG
- a CDS encoding MFS transporter, which yields MNKRVYFLMIIAFVIGMVELIIGGILDLIAEDLNVSLGQAGFLITIFSLIFAIVSPILLILTAKIERKRLTLISLIIFLLGNIITVFSPSYSILFTGRVISATSGGLLIILCLTMAPSIVDPKYRGRAIGIVSMGVSASLVLGIPIGLVLGNAFGWRAPFILISVLTAFSIAAVYFFMDRIKPKPSIPIGQQLATLKNKKIFFAQATTFLFLAGHTTLYAYLTPFVKTTMGLEGTWISIIYLIFGIAAVSGGGFGGTLADVMGTKRTIITAIIVFGFAIFTIPYTTFSVPVFLVVMVIWGAMSWAISPAMQSYLIETSPETSDIQQSLNNSALHLGIAIGSLIGGVVIEQASVEQNPTIGGLLVIVALGTALFSMYGGFSISKYKKTRA from the coding sequence ATGAACAAACGTGTTTATTTCTTAATGATCATTGCCTTTGTTATTGGGATGGTTGAATTAATTATTGGGGGAATATTGGATTTAATAGCAGAGGATTTAAATGTCAGTCTTGGACAGGCCGGCTTTTTAATTACCATATTTTCACTGATCTTTGCTATTGTTTCACCAATATTATTAATTTTAACAGCGAAAATAGAACGGAAACGCTTAACATTAATTTCTTTAATCATATTTTTACTGGGAAACATCATAACAGTTTTCAGCCCATCTTATAGCATACTGTTTACCGGACGGGTCATATCTGCAACAAGTGGAGGGTTACTGATCATATTATGTTTAACAATGGCTCCAAGTATTGTTGACCCCAAATATCGTGGACGGGCAATCGGAATTGTTTCCATGGGCGTCAGCGCCTCACTTGTGTTAGGTATCCCAATTGGATTAGTATTAGGTAACGCTTTTGGCTGGCGGGCACCTTTTATACTTATTAGCGTGTTAACTGCTTTTTCAATTGCAGCTGTCTATTTCTTTATGGATAGGATTAAGCCAAAACCATCAATCCCAATTGGCCAGCAGTTAGCAACATTAAAAAACAAAAAAATATTTTTCGCACAAGCTACAACATTTCTTTTCTTAGCAGGACACACAACCTTATATGCTTATTTGACCCCCTTTGTAAAAACAACTATGGGGCTTGAGGGAACATGGATAAGTATCATCTATCTAATTTTCGGCATAGCAGCAGTAAGTGGTGGAGGATTTGGTGGTACATTGGCAGATGTAATGGGGACAAAGCGAACGATCATCACAGCTATTATTGTGTTTGGATTTGCGATCTTCACAATCCCATATACTACATTTTCCGTACCGGTATTCCTGGTTGTCATGGTCATTTGGGGTGCAATGAGCTGGGCTATTTCGCCAGCTATGCAAAGCTATCTTATCGAAACATCCCCAGAGACTTCTGACATACAGCAGAGCCTGAACAATTCAGCACTACATCTTGGTATCGCAATCGGTTCACTAATCGGCGGAGTAGTCATCGAACAGGCATCAGTTGAACAAAATCCAACCATTGGGGGATTACTCGTAATTGTCGCGCTAGGCACAGCATTGTTTTCTATGTACGGAGGTTTTTCTATATCCAAATACAAAAAGACACGAGCATAG
- a CDS encoding homoserine dehydrogenase, giving the protein MRNNVSIGLLGLGVVGSGVIKLIEDHQEELVHQLGCGVNVKSVLVRNLEKARDVQVDQAYLTTDPNDVLHNPEVDVVVEVMGGIEEARKHILEAFATKKHVVTANKDLIALHGPELQDAASKNQCDLFYEASVAGGIPILRGLSDGLVSDRIQQVMGIVNGTTNYILTKMNQEGVTYESALEEAQQLGFAEADPTADVEGLDAARKMAILARLAFSTDVELSDVEVNGISNLALADLQYGKKLGYTMKLIGYAHCQNHNVEVSVQPTFLSNQHPLSSVKNEYNAVYVNGEAVGETMFYGAGAGSLPTATAIMSDVVTVITNMRLGVNGRRFVSPRFRKELTPPEQRFGQHYIRMHVKDEVGAFAAISDLFNQMDISFERILQTPRTKNELAEVVLVTHRTALLNFKESMDKLNNLDVVESVESTFRVEGDAEK; this is encoded by the coding sequence ATGAGAAATAACGTATCTATTGGTTTATTGGGATTAGGAGTAGTCGGTTCTGGGGTGATTAAGTTGATTGAGGATCATCAGGAAGAGCTTGTACACCAGCTTGGCTGTGGTGTAAACGTAAAAAGTGTGTTAGTTCGTAACTTAGAAAAAGCACGTGATGTCCAAGTCGATCAAGCATACCTCACAACCGACCCCAATGACGTATTGCACAATCCCGAAGTCGATGTTGTTGTCGAGGTAATGGGTGGAATAGAAGAAGCACGCAAACATATTCTTGAAGCATTCGCAACTAAGAAACATGTCGTTACAGCAAATAAAGATTTAATTGCTCTACATGGTCCAGAATTACAAGATGCTGCTAGCAAGAATCAATGCGATCTATTTTACGAAGCAAGTGTCGCTGGAGGTATACCGATTTTACGCGGTTTATCAGATGGTCTTGTTTCGGATCGTATACAGCAGGTAATGGGCATTGTAAACGGCACAACCAATTACATATTAACGAAAATGAATCAAGAAGGTGTCACCTATGAAAGTGCACTGGAAGAAGCACAGCAACTTGGTTTTGCAGAGGCCGATCCGACAGCTGACGTGGAAGGATTGGATGCTGCAAGAAAGATGGCAATCTTGGCCCGACTTGCATTTTCCACAGATGTTGAACTATCCGATGTAGAAGTAAATGGGATTTCAAATCTAGCACTAGCAGATTTGCAATATGGTAAAAAACTAGGCTACACGATGAAATTAATTGGATACGCCCATTGCCAAAATCATAATGTGGAGGTCAGTGTTCAACCTACATTTCTATCAAATCAACATCCATTGTCCTCTGTTAAAAATGAATACAATGCAGTTTATGTAAATGGAGAGGCTGTTGGTGAAACAATGTTTTATGGGGCTGGGGCTGGTAGTCTGCCAACTGCTACAGCTATCATGTCTGATGTTGTAACAGTCATTACCAATATGCGTTTAGGTGTTAATGGGAGACGATTTGTTTCGCCACGTTTCAGGAAAGAATTAACCCCTCCTGAGCAACGTTTTGGGCAACATTATATACGGATGCATGTTAAAGATGAGGTTGGCGCTTTTGCCGCAATTTCCGATCTCTTTAATCAAATGGATATCAGCTTTGAGCGCATCTTACAAACACCCCGCACGAAAAATGAATTAGCCGAAGTAGTTCTTGTTACACACAGAACCGCTTTATTGAATTTTAAGGAATCCATGGATAAACTGAACAACCTAGATGTAGTGGAAAGTGTAGAAAGTACTTTTCGCGTTGAAGGAGATGCTGAAAAATGA